From the Acinetobacter wanghuae genome, one window contains:
- a CDS encoding acetamidase/formamidase family protein: protein MLKPLALSLAVAASFSFISANASAEDFKILNQLENKPTLLKSGEYKCHYYVPSTLNTITWGYLPNKDAKPVLTIPAGSTITFDTVSHEGLLEDQGRDAEKYFTSQGVKAEHILPEAKLITGSKLKHDFHKDGPHIITGPVYVEGAMPGDILKVEILKVEPRVPYGVISNRHGKGTLPEFPKRQKHDHASPANPEAYGNVSVFTPIEKNADGVWEGVLKTESGKSIRFPLNPFMGTMGVAPNTSKAVHSVPPSFYGGNIDINDLTAGATAYYPVQVPGALFYTGDSHFVQGDGEVALTALEGSARATFKISVLKAGRDKIPGKSLTQPLGENDEFWITPGLDEDLDEAMRKSTREAIRFLVDEYGISEEIAYAYLSAATDFEVSQVVDKTKGIHAMIRKADFKEFKKDAK from the coding sequence ATGTTAAAACCTTTAGCTCTGTCTCTCGCTGTTGCAGCCAGCTTTTCTTTTATTTCTGCAAATGCCTCAGCTGAAGATTTTAAAATCCTAAACCAGCTTGAAAACAAACCAACTTTACTCAAAAGTGGGGAATATAAATGCCATTATTATGTGCCAAGTACACTAAATACAATTACTTGGGGTTATTTGCCAAATAAAGACGCAAAGCCTGTATTAACCATTCCAGCGGGTAGTACGATTACATTTGATACGGTTTCACATGAAGGTTTACTTGAAGATCAAGGACGTGATGCTGAAAAATATTTCACTTCACAAGGTGTTAAAGCAGAACATATTTTACCTGAAGCAAAACTAATTACCGGCTCAAAACTCAAGCACGATTTTCATAAAGATGGACCACACATTATTACAGGTCCCGTCTATGTCGAAGGTGCAATGCCGGGTGATATTTTAAAAGTTGAGATTTTAAAAGTTGAACCGCGTGTGCCGTATGGTGTGATCTCAAACCGTCATGGTAAAGGCACATTGCCTGAGTTCCCAAAGCGTCAAAAACATGATCATGCATCACCTGCAAACCCAGAAGCTTATGGCAATGTTTCGGTCTTTACCCCAATTGAGAAAAATGCAGATGGCGTATGGGAAGGCGTATTAAAAACTGAATCAGGTAAATCGATCCGTTTCCCATTGAATCCATTTATGGGAACCATGGGCGTTGCACCAAATACGAGCAAGGCTGTGCACTCTGTTCCACCATCGTTCTATGGCGGCAACATTGATATTAATGATTTAACTGCAGGTGCAACGGCTTATTATCCTGTGCAAGTGCCGGGTGCGTTGTTCTATACAGGCGATAGTCATTTTGTTCAAGGTGATGGCGAAGTTGCTTTAACTGCGCTTGAAGGTTCTGCACGTGCGACTTTTAAGATTTCAGTATTAAAAGCAGGTCGTGACAAGATTCCGGGTAAATCTTTAACCCAACCTTTGGGTGAAAATGATGAGTTTTGGATCACTCCGGGATTAGATGAAGACCTTGACGAAGCCATGCGAAAATCGACACGTGAAGCAATTCGTTTCCTTGTAGATGAGTATGGTATTTCAGAAGAAATTGCGTATGCATATTTAAGTGCCGCAACTGATTTTGAAGTATCACAAGTGGTT